In Acinetobacter sp. WCHAc010034, a genomic segment contains:
- a CDS encoding phage tail protein I → MSQLLPPNATKFEMKFENAFARVSNVELNIRSFNDPLNAPAEVLPWLAWERSVDIWNKNWTESKKRQVIKTSLYNHSIKGTAGALEVALNSLGFPVIVQEWFNMVPMGKPYTFKLLIKTNQDSVSITDYRELFKVVRAYKNLRSHLIDTTMVLESPSNLQVNAMTQAGHDTEFTRAAGGLYLDGTWKLDGTKKMNGVDM, encoded by the coding sequence ATGAGTCAATTGCTGCCACCGAATGCCACAAAATTTGAAATGAAGTTTGAGAATGCTTTTGCGCGTGTCTCAAATGTAGAACTGAATATCCGTAGCTTTAACGATCCACTCAATGCACCAGCAGAAGTACTGCCATGGTTAGCCTGGGAACGCTCTGTCGATATCTGGAATAAAAACTGGACTGAATCAAAAAAACGTCAAGTGATAAAGACTTCACTCTACAACCACAGCATCAAAGGAACAGCGGGTGCACTAGAAGTGGCACTGAATTCCCTGGGCTTTCCGGTGATTGTTCAGGAATGGTTCAACATGGTGCCAATGGGCAAGCCATACACATTCAAGCTGCTCATCAAAACCAATCAAGACAGTGTATCGATCACCGATTACAGAGAATTATTTAAGGTCGTTCGTGCTTATAAAAACTTACGTTCTCATCTAATTGATACAACTATGGTGCTTGAAAGTCCATCAAATTTACAAGTCAATGCCATGACACAGGCAGGTCATGACACTGAATTTACACGGGCAGCTGGCGGTCTTTATTTAGATGGCACTTGGAAACTAGATGGTACAAAGAAAATGAATGGAGTAGATATGTAA